GCTCATGAGGAGTGCAGTGCGGAGTGTAACTACTCCATAACTCCTTTTGCTTTGTAAATCAGATCCGCTGAGTCACTCCAAGACTCACCTTTCCAGGTTCATGCAACGTTGCCTTTGTTAGTCTGACTGACTCACAAGTCAGTCACAAATACATACAATCACAGACATGCGTGAAAGTGCATTATCTTAGACTTAAACTAAATTTTTGGTCACTGCCAAACGGCCAAATAGGACATGGTGAGTCAAAACAGTATCAAAACAAGTACAAAATTATTCAGTGGAGATCATAAATCTttgacatacacacaaaaaaataataacaatacagtAATGTGTCCATACCACAATAGCAATACTTGCTTTTAGCTCGTAAGAGTCCATAGAAAGTGATTAGAAAAATTCACACAGGTCTGATTGCTTTGTGAAAAGTCACATGCTAAACCTCTACACCAAATGCGTCAACTTCTTTTCAGATCCAAACCCACTCAGAGACCTTTGAAGATGCGGCATGGGCGTCTCTCCGAGTTTAAACGCAAGTTGTACAGTCCTGCATGATGGGAGTCTGATGTTCATGTTTGCTGGTGCAGTGGTCCATTGAGCTCGAGCTCTTGAGCTGCATCAAGCAGCGTTCCGCCGGCCGACCGCTCTGAAGGAGCCCCCAGCAGCATAATACGCGCAGGAACTCCCGCCTCATGTCCTTACTGCGCAGCGTGTAGATCAACGGGTTTAGAGCCGAGTTCAAGGTGGCAATCCCAAAGAAGATTTCAGCTTGGCTGAGGATGGGGCAGGAGGACATACCGCACGAAGTATCAAGGAGCAGGATGCTGAAGGCAGGCAGCCAGCACACGATAAACACGCCCAGGACAATAGTGACAGTCTTAAGCAGGGCGTAGGAAGCTGAGTTAGTAGTTTCCTGGTGGCTGGAACGAACAATCAAGTAAATACGGACATACAGGATGACAATGGAGAGCAGAATAAGGCTGAAGATGGTCACCACAAAGCAGATGTAGCGCCTAGAGTTGAGAGGCAGAACGGCCGAACACTCCTCTAGATCATTTATGCAGTTCCAGCCTAAAATGGGAAGTCCGCCGAGAAGGATTGAAGTGACCCAGCATGCTCCGATAAGCAAGAACATGCGGCAGGTCTTATTGGAGCCGTAAACTTTGACTTTAGTTATAGCAATGTAACGTTCTATAGCAATGGCGAGCAAACTGAACACCGATGCAGACAATGCAATAAAAACAGTCCCTTCTCTTATGAACCACTGCAAAGGCATTAGATGAAAAGTCTTTGTTCCTGACAGGCATATATTAGCGATGTAAGCTGAGCCAGCAAGCAGATCCGAGAATGCTAGATTGCCAATGAAGAAGAACATGGCCGAGTGAAACTTTTTGTTTCGGAAAACAGCAATGAGCACCATGAGGTTCTCCAAAATTATGATGCTGCAgatgatgataaacagaatgtTGAGTGCACTGGGCCCTTCTGTGCCCTGTCGTTTCCTCATGTCCTCCTGGCTCATGTTCTTGACAAAGAAATAGTGTATCTGGATGAGGTTTGAATTGAAGTACTGTTCGTACTTGCTCTTCGCCTTGTCCGCATTGCATGATAGTGGATCCATAGTCTTTGTTAACATTCAACCAGTGATCTGTTTGGGATTTTGTGTCCAGGAGACTGCACCGAGCCTGGAATCACGTCTCAGTGGCCCAGGAGGTCCCTCTGGGTTGCCTGCAGAATAACACAAAAGAGCATAGACGGGTcaataaacaaacagcagcaaacaatatttatacaaCTGTGTTGACTGACAGCAGATCATACAGTAGtcatttcttcatttcattAACAA
This genomic interval from Silurus meridionalis isolate SWU-2019-XX chromosome 22, ASM1480568v1, whole genome shotgun sequence contains the following:
- the s1pr2 gene encoding sphingosine 1-phosphate receptor 2; the protein is MLTKTMDPLSCNADKAKSKYEQYFNSNLIQIHYFFVKNMSQEDMRKRQGTEGPSALNILFIIICSIIILENLMVLIAVFRNKKFHSAMFFFIGNLAFSDLLAGSAYIANICLSGTKTFHLMPLQWFIREGTVFIALSASVFSLLAIAIERYIAITKVKVYGSNKTCRMFLLIGACWVTSILLGGLPILGWNCINDLEECSAVLPLNSRRYICFVVTIFSLILLSIVILYVRIYLIVRSSHQETTNSASYALLKTVTIVLGVFIVCWLPAFSILLLDTSCGMSSCPILSQAEIFFGIATLNSALNPLIYTLRSKDMRREFLRVLCCWGLLQSGRPAERCLMQLKSSSSMDHCTSKHEHQTPIMQDCTTCV